DNA sequence from the Octopus sinensis unplaced genomic scaffold, ASM634580v1 Contig12624, whole genome shotgun sequence genome:
GGGTTATTCCCAATTTGATTATCCCCCTGCTCTGCCAAAACTTCTCCCTTGGACACAGAACATCGAAAGCAAAAAAATCGTtttttgaagttgtgtgtgttgCACTTTGTGCAAGTCCAATCCTGGGAGACTGACTCTTCCGGATAGAGTGAGGACAGTGGTTTGGGTTCACAGTATGTCAAAGAAAGATCATACTTGTCCTGGAAATTCCACGTGCCCTTGAAATTACAATAAAGTGAAATTACTTTTGTCCTGTTCATCCAATTTTGGGCTTGTTCGGGCGTTTGGAAGTCAAGGAAAGCAAAACCGCGAGAAATTCCTgagaatttgtttatttttgttaaaacCAGTGTCTTTTCGTTTGATAACTCGAATGTCTTGGACAGGAATACATTCTTTGACCATTTCGTCCATAATCTATAAAATTGGTACATTTGTTGCTTTTTGACATGTTTTTCAGTTATAAACGTTGGAAGGTGACGAATCATTATGGTACAGGTCGGATTGGCAGGAATGTATCTCTCCTCCTGATTTTCTGACCGAAAAGATTTTCTTTTGGGAGAATATTCGCTGCGGCGATGTCTCCGATGTTCAGATTCTCGTCTTCTTTGTCTACGTTCGTCGGTACTGTATCTTTTGTGGGAACGGTGATGACGAGATCTAGAACTCCTGACACTgtttaaataatgttttataattgATACCGATCGTGGGAGTTTTCTCTAGAATCGGAACTAGATGTGGTGCTAACTCTTGACATTATGTGTAACCACAACAAGTATATGATAAATAacgtattatttttttaattaattgaaattgacttattaaaaaattattaccttttttGATAATAATCTATTCATCACATCAATAAAAATTAGTTAAATTTCATcaaatagttttataatttttaataattttttttagaaattatatagttaatttatcatattttatactatttttctatcttaataatctttaaaaaataaataaaattttatgattattttgtTCAATGTTTTCTAAAATGTATCTTCTCAAGAAAAATGAATCGAAACTGATTTCCGACACTTCAAATTTACGTCCTTCGTCGGAAAATGTTTATAGTGGTACTCGTTCACaaaataattttagttaattCAAACTTTCGTACGACAACCAGAAGTTTTACATCTCATTCAAccgaaaatttaaataaaattaatatattcagTAGCTTCTCATTATCAACGTGTAATAATGATCAAACCAATTCATTTAACTTACCAAATTTATCTTCTCTTATGGAGAGAATAACAATTAATAGGTTAATCTATTTGTTACTATTGATAACTTGTCATAAATTGCGATAAGAATATAACATTTAGTTCTTCTGCCaacttttctgaattttcagaacaagctgaatctgaaaataaaataactcaAATATGTCGAGAACTAGTTTTGCTGGaaacaaaatatcttgaaaatctACGTTTTATATTTGAGGTCTGAGTTTTTATAAATATGAACAGGACTATAAATTGGTTTTAAAAAAGTCAATTCCACCTATAGTttgtgaaaatgaaattaattcgaTATTTTCAAACGTCCATGAACTTTATTTTCACCATGAATCATTTAAAAGTTGTCTAATTAACAATAATACGGAAATTGTTTCAGCTTACGATAGATTTGTGCCTTTCTATTATTATATCTTTAGTTTAGCAAAGTTTCCGTTCTTTCTACatatcaaaattacatattttcttaTCCACAAATAAAGTCGGCAATCATATCTTTGATAAGAACAAATCGAAATTTTAGAACATTTTGCAAAGTTtagtattttaaacattaaagaaTAACGCCAGGTTACATTTTTCGAAGTTTACATTAACTCAAATTATCGTATTACCAATTCAACAGCTCCCCCGATATAAACTTATTTTTGaggtttttttgttattattaatatttaagcgACTTTACAAATATTCAGAGTCCGAAAGCATTCTTCGTAGTAAAATCAGTTCGACGTTAAAtaaacttgagaatatttaaaaatacttaattcattacataatactAGAAATGatccattccattcatttccaatctttttgcaggctaaataataaaattttatcttttagGGATTCGCTGGAGAGTACCAACTGCAAATTACTAATGACAGACTGACTATGAAAACAGCACAAGagtatttattgaaaattaaattttaaagaaaaagtgGTATTTTTGGAGTTTCATTAGACTGTGTTCGACTTATAAgtagataattaaatatttttgtaggaaaatcaaataaaagaataaatatgtctAAAAAAGCAAAGAAAGTAACACATAACGAGTTTTTTTATAGAACGAATATCATGAACTctcattaaatttattaatttctgaAAAAGGGtattaatataaaatgataaatttgTTTCGTAGAGATGacaaaatttataaaatcattttcaaaaattctcaAGACTTTTTggattttgagaaatattttgaaCTCAAATCGGGAAATTTTTCTATTCCAAACAAAATAGATAGATTTCCGATGAAAGAACCTTTTTTGGTCGCTAAAATCGGGTTCCAATTAGAAGATTTACAtgtataattaaagaaaataattacataGTGCGCCACAATATTTGAAAAGTACGTTTTAATAACAGGATTAAACGTTTGGAAGcaaccaattttaaaaatatttaaaatttcccaCATTTTGGAGCAAGCTTATATGTTTTCGGATCTTTATCCTGACGGGGTTTTGATTTCATCCGGAAAACTCGAAACCAAAATTTCAACTATTTCCATAATTGACGGAGCCAAAACTCTTGCTATTGGAACTGATGACGGAAAGTTGTTCTGGTTGGatcattttagtttatttatccTAAACTTTAATGAAGAGTGGGAATTAAGTGAACAAGGACAACGAATTAGAACTGATTGGAATCGGATTCTTCTTGTAAAGGCCATTCCGAAATCCCAAAAATTAGATTACAGGTTGCTTATTTGCAGTCAGAATGGAATTGCATTAATGAAAGACGTGGATAAATGTATTTAAGTTTTATTGACTTTAAAGGTTTTTCAAAATTGACGGTCAaagctaaaattattttaaaatttaatcaaaaaattatttgttgTGAGTTTTCTAAGGAAACAGGTAAACTTTGGTGTTGCTTTGCcgggaaaatattaatttatgacGTTTTTGAACTTGCTACAATTATTGTTAAccgtttatttatatgtttagaaAGAAATTCCgttaaatgatttaaattttatcaaaatcctCGAATATAGCGTATGGGCCATCGAAGATTTTGCAGCCAAATTATTCAACGTCGCCACATTTGAGGACTTAGTTTTTGTCAAACAAAAAAAACCAGAGGATGGAAAAATTGGTTAAACatgtttcttaaatattcatttttagttTTGGCAGaaattttgtcaaatgtattgttgTTGCTCATGGAATCTAAGGAATTATTGATATTTCACATTGGGTCTGTCACTCCATTTTCTAGAAAATTAGATTTTCCACAAGAATTGCCATGTAACTGTACTGATGGTATTTAGGTTTGAGAATACATTTTGGatacaatattttcattatattgacAATAAACATAAACGGATTATTTTTTGCTGCATTAAATAGTGAGAATTGCATAGATTCTTTACAACTTTATAAAATGATTTGATttcattatgtttgtttttttaccatttttatgtttttaaatcgAGGTAAATAAATGACTATATAAATTCTTTCCTCaaaatgttttctatatttaagaaacttTTAGAGTGAAGCGAAACCAAGTAAGCGAGTTCAATTCAGTTAGTAAATGTCATTGAGTGCAGATTCTAGGTTCAATAAGTAAGGGTACAAACTAGTAAATAAGATAAGAAAGGTTTATTTTCACAAAAAAGATATCGGACATAAAGTTAAGGGCCAGTAGGAGGCTTTACTCACAAAGTCGTCCACCGCTATTTCCTTCTCCTCTCTAGAAACTTTTGGAACTGGCTTTCGACAAGGTCACCAATCATAGGAAAAGTTTCCTGAAAGCTCGGTATTTGCTCTCTTAGATTTACGTCAAAGGCCACCGTGAGCGCTAGTCTCCTCATTTTTTCCAGTAGCCTTAAATCCACCCTTCCAGCACATACATCAGCACGGGAAGAATGGCTACTCGGAAGATGAATAGCACCGTCTCAAGAGGTAGGCGAATTAAACTAGAAAAAAAGGTACACTAAACCATATGTAAAATACGGAGAAGGCATTCCAGAAAAAAAGAGTAGATCATATGGtcataaataattatttgaataaaaaattgtaaaaatattaataataaagcaagtttcatcaaattatATTCCCATTAAGCGCAAGTTCGGATTCAACCGCAGATCTCAAATTTGAGGAAATCGAATGGGGAAACACAATATCAAAACGAACTTTCAAAAATCCTAGCTGCGAGGGGGATTTAACATAAGGAAGTCCCTCATTAGCAATCTTATAATCAGAATCAGGATTCACCGGAGAATGAAGAACCACTGATATTTTTCGCCCTCCCAACAAAGGAACAGTAATAGGCCGACCCAACAGTGCATCATACAGGGatattttcaatacataaatCAAATTCTCCCCCTCACGTTTAAAAAGAGGATGAGGCTTGTCGCATATTTCAAAAACTATATTTGCAGGCAATCTCTGCGGGTTGATATCATCCCCAGCTCCCTCAAATGTAATTTTGGTCCCTGCCTTCCATCCAGGCTTTATTTTAATATCATAAATCTTCTCCTGCTGTACGCAGGAACCGTTCACTAGACATTTCCTCATGACTTTGACGTGCTTTGTTGTGCCAGTTTTTATGTCTTCCAGCGAAACTTGTAGTCGCTGCAACAAATCGGGATCTCTCTGCTTCCTTTGCATTGAAGGTCCACGATGACCAAATGAAGCTCCAAAAGGGCCTCCAAAAGGGCCACCAAAAGGACTAAATGTACTTCCATTttcaaacatagaaaaaggatCATCCCCTCCAAAAAAACTACTAAACATGCTAAAAGCATCCCCAGTTGAGAAATGCGCTCCAAATCCATTGGCTTGACCACCACAAGAGTTTTTAAGTCCTTCTTCTCCATACTGGTCGTATATAGCTCTCTTATTTTTATCAGAAAGCACACTGAAGGCTTCAGACACAGCCTTGAACTTCTCTTCGGCGTCAGGAGATTTATTTTTGTCAGGATGAAACTTGAGTGCCATTTTTTTGTACGCTTTCTTCAGCTGATCATCGTTAGCATCACGAGAAACACCAAGAATCTTATAATAATCAGCACCCATTGATATGTACGAAATTGCGCAACAACAAAAGTATATTAATTAAATGTAGACTAGAACATTCCAGAACGTTCCAACAGACGCTATTTTTAAATCAATTAATATACACTTTTAACAATtcgttttaatttaataaaaaccGTTAATAAATCCTATCCTCGGGTCATgctaattaattaaaactttatttggtgtttaataataatttgaagaatggaataaaattcatgttgaaaaaaaaaagttaataaattGATACAGATTATTCAATTCCATAGTgctaaaatgtttattttgaatCTATTTAgagctttttattgtttttgtgatttttttgacCTCAATGTTTGTCACAGGTATTTGTAGCTAAAACTATAGCTTTTTATGCATGATCACAAGTAGCAGAGTTTTACATTTGAAGTGTATTTCTGCGCAATAAGgagttttaaattaatttttgaatCGATCTTTATgatatttactattttttaatcCTTAACTATCATAAAAATAGTTTttgatattttactataaattcttattttatttaaataaaattaatagtatCAAATTTGTACGCATTGAATTACTCCATATTCgagaagaagagagaataaaataaatataacatatccAAACATCATTGTAAGCCCAAGAAACTTTGACAATTTCCAACGGAAAGCAGCTATGATTAAAATTACACAGACAAGCATAGCCAATAACATTGAAATTGAGCAAACCAGTCCTTTACTATTGACACTGACAGGGCTTTTAAACACCATCCAATAGATAAGCCACGGAAATGGAAGTCTATcaagtcaaaaataaataaaacccaaCACAAGAATCAAAAATGTTACTCCCAACTGAACTAGAAACTGCCATGTCTCCAAACCCTTTTTTAGCCACGACATAGCTGCTTATCAAATCAGGAATGCTTGTTCCCGCTGCAAGGATTGTTAGTCCCATGACCTTATCATTATTGAGGATATTTCTAAACAAACTGTGCTCGGGATTCCCAGAGTCAAACCAATTTGATTGGCCCACCACACCATCAAATACGAGAATATACCAATCCAGATAATACTTCCTATAAACCCCAAAGGTGCAAATCTTTGTAATTTCTACAATTTATTACTGATTTGTTACCTTTCTTTTAATATCTGGGACTGTTATGTAAAGTAGCACTGTTATTGGTAGTAAAACTATAAAGGCGGCTCTTTTTCCATTAGAACTAGGCCAAGATAAACTACGTTCTTCGCCATCATCGACAAATGTTACCTAAGAATTAAGTATTGGTGTATTTTTACTTGTTGAGGCTGATCCACGAGGTCCAAGTCAATAGTGACCTCATTTTTTCTGATAGGTTCGGTTGGTTTCTAAATAAGGTTTAAAAATCAAACTTTGACTTCCTGGGTTTCCACTGCCATTTGATTCATCTTAGCCTTCACCACGTTAGCCATGCAAGGTTCTTGGAAAatgataaaattgaaaataactttCATTCTTTGGTAAAATGTTGCTGGCTAAAAGTATCTGGTAAATTCCCCTTCTAAATTGACTCCTTCTTCCATGGATCACCGAGATC
Encoded proteins:
- the LOC115229431 gene encoding dnaJ homolog subfamily B member 4-like; translation: MGADYYKILGVSRDANDDQLKKAYKKMALKFHPDKNKSPDAEEKFKAVSEAFSVLSDKNKRAIYDQYGEEGLKNSCGGQANGFGAHFSTGDAFSMFSSFFGGDDPFSMFENGSTFSPFGGPFGGPFGASFGHRGPSMQRKQRDPDLLQRLQVSLEDIKTGTTKHVKVMRKCLVNGSCVQQEKIYDIKIKPGWKAGTKITFEGAGDDINPQRLPANIVFEICDKPHPLFKREGENLIYVLKISLYDALLGRPITVPLLGGRKISVVLHSPVNPDSDYKIANEGLPYVKSPSQLGFLKVRFDIVFPHSISSNLRSAVESELALNGNII